The Methanoculleus sp. SDB genome has a segment encoding these proteins:
- a CDS encoding glutamyl-tRNA reductase, with protein MKSTLYAPVACAGISHHDADVAVLEQFRFADEAALLADARTRFKGVVLLQTCNRVELLVHGDAESLAAFLKERGKSGFWVREGIDALRHLLRLASGMDSMIVGEDQILGQLKSAMSFAQERGSTSTITDLCLTKAVHVGVEVRRRTQINNGAVSIGSAAVKLAEKLLGSLRGKHIIVVGSGEMGRLVTQALAAQHLTAIYVTNRTFARAVALADEIGGKAVNLENMYRFIALSDVVISCTAAPHPLIHAEGIRQAMNERHWPLDESPRPLILIDIAQPRDVEEDVAAVPGVHVFTIDDLRSLSEENMRNRKKQAEMGEAFIEEEISHFIQLLNRAAAGDTLSGLHTWAEAIRVRERDKAVARLGTCDDHILGILDDLSRVLVKKLLVDATYSIRESAECGELQYAEALVKAITRGEPLCIQKDE; from the coding sequence ATGAAATCCACGCTGTATGCACCGGTTGCCTGTGCAGGCATCAGCCATCATGACGCCGACGTGGCGGTCCTCGAGCAGTTCAGGTTTGCCGATGAGGCGGCTCTTCTGGCCGACGCCCGCACCCGGTTTAAGGGAGTCGTCCTGCTTCAGACGTGCAACAGGGTCGAACTCCTCGTGCACGGCGATGCCGAATCTCTTGCAGCGTTCCTTAAAGAGCGTGGGAAAAGCGGATTCTGGGTTCGTGAGGGTATCGATGCCCTCCGTCACCTGCTCAGGCTTGCATCGGGCATGGATTCCATGATCGTGGGTGAAGACCAGATCCTCGGCCAGCTGAAAAGTGCGATGTCGTTTGCACAGGAGCGGGGCTCGACCAGCACGATTACCGATCTCTGCCTCACGAAAGCGGTGCATGTGGGTGTGGAGGTCAGGCGGAGAACGCAGATAAACAACGGTGCGGTTTCCATAGGCTCAGCTGCCGTGAAGCTTGCCGAAAAACTGCTCGGGAGCCTTCGGGGGAAGCATATCATCGTCGTCGGGAGCGGTGAGATGGGGCGGCTCGTCACCCAGGCGCTGGCTGCCCAGCACCTGACCGCCATTTACGTCACGAACCGGACATTCGCCCGTGCAGTCGCGCTCGCAGACGAGATCGGCGGGAAAGCGGTCAACCTCGAGAACATGTACCGGTTTATCGCCCTCTCCGACGTCGTCATATCGTGCACCGCCGCCCCGCATCCCCTGATTCATGCCGAGGGCATCAGGCAGGCGATGAACGAGCGCCACTGGCCGCTCGACGAATCGCCGCGCCCCCTCATTCTCATCGACATCGCCCAGCCCCGCGACGTGGAGGAGGATGTTGCTGCCGTTCCGGGCGTGCATGTGTTTACGATTGACGATCTCCGGTCGTTAAGCGAAGAAAATATGAGGAACCGGAAAAAGCAGGCCGAGATGGGGGAGGCATTCATCGAGGAGGAGATCTCGCATTTTATCCAGCTCTTAAACCGCGCTGCCGCGGGTGATACGCTTTCGGGGCTGCATACATGGGCCGAAGCCATCCGTGTCCGCGAGCGGGACAAGGCGGTTGCCCGCCTTGGCACCTGCGATGATCATATTCTCGGGATATTGGACGATTTATCCCGTGTTCTCGTGAAAAAACTGCTTGTCGATGCAACCTATTCGATTCGTGAGAGTGCCGAATGCGGTGAACTGCAGTACGCAGAGGCGCTCGTCAAGGCAATCACCCGGGGTGAACCGCTATGTATCCAGAAAGACGAATGA
- a CDS encoding potassium transporter produces the protein MRIIIVGASALGTNLAQRLIKKGREVILIERDEARAKDLSETLDCTIINAEGTRPDILEKAEIDKADAIVACTEHDQNNILIALIARTMNVPEIIIRTEDIQFLAIAKKLGFRHVVNPPQTASVIISDALRGVDTIELSTLMRGDMRFRSVIVGSKQAEKKLSEVALPKGNAYIGIYRQEAFLLYTDDPVLKEGDELLVVTVEESETDLCDIFCDREEKQV, from the coding sequence ATGCGGATCATCATTGTCGGTGCAAGTGCGCTCGGCACAAATCTTGCCCAGCGCCTGATAAAAAAGGGAAGGGAAGTCATTTTAATCGAGAGAGACGAAGCACGCGCAAAAGATCTCTCCGAAACGCTTGATTGCACGATCATCAATGCGGAGGGCACCCGGCCCGATATACTCGAAAAGGCGGAGATCGACAAGGCCGACGCCATCGTCGCATGCACCGAGCACGACCAGAACAATATCCTCATCGCCCTGATCGCCCGGACCATGAACGTGCCGGAGATCATCATCAGGACGGAGGATATCCAGTTTCTCGCGATCGCGAAAAAACTCGGATTCCGCCACGTCGTCAACCCGCCCCAGACCGCTTCGGTCATCATCTCGGATGCCCTCCGCGGGGTCGACACCATCGAGCTCTCCACCCTGATGCGGGGGGATATGCGGTTCCGCAGCGTTATCGTGGGTTCGAAACAGGCGGAAAAAAAGCTCTCGGAGGTTGCCCTTCCCAAGGGAAACGCCTACATCGGCATCTACCGGCAGGAGGCATTTCTCCTCTATACCGATGACCCGGTCTTAAAGGAGGGCGACGAGCTGCTCGTCGTGACGGTGGAGGAGTCGGAAACCGACCTCTGTGACATCTTCTGCGATAGAGAGGAAAAACAGGTCTGA
- a CDS encoding porphobilinogen deaminase has protein sequence MPVKIGTRGSALARAQASRVCEGLAGAGIETETVIIATEGDEQTRVPLHEIGGQGVFVRALDEAILAGEIDAAVHSMKDIPAERPDGVVTAAVLTRDSPADFLVHYADLDDVRVIGTSSTRRRAQLQRSSLAAEIRPLRGNVDTRLRKLKEGEYDAIVLAEAGMERLGLDLPGTRLLPQWFVPSPNQGTIAVVCRRDSDLEAAFGMLDDAATRRDTDVERAVMEEVGGGCFTPQGVYCQNGFLIAEVLALDGSRWERIEDEGKTPDDGRIIGKKLRALAYDLIEEARAELGLKQ, from the coding sequence ATGCCTGTGAAAATCGGGACACGGGGGAGTGCCCTTGCCCGTGCGCAGGCATCCCGTGTCTGCGAGGGCCTTGCCGGGGCGGGCATCGAAACCGAGACGGTGATCATCGCGACGGAAGGCGACGAACAGACCCGCGTCCCCCTCCATGAGATCGGAGGGCAGGGCGTGTTCGTGCGAGCGCTCGACGAGGCCATCCTCGCCGGAGAGATCGATGCCGCGGTGCACAGCATGAAGGATATCCCCGCAGAACGTCCGGACGGCGTTGTGACGGCTGCGGTGCTTACAAGGGACTCTCCTGCGGATTTTCTCGTGCATTACGCCGACCTTGACGATGTCCGGGTCATCGGGACGTCGAGCACCCGGCGAAGGGCGCAGCTGCAGCGGAGCAGTCTCGCCGCGGAGATCCGGCCGCTCCGCGGGAATGTCGACACGCGCCTCCGGAAGCTGAAGGAAGGCGAATATGACGCCATCGTCCTTGCCGAAGCGGGAATGGAGCGTCTGGGCCTCGATCTGCCGGGCACCCGGCTCCTTCCCCAGTGGTTTGTCCCGTCACCGAACCAGGGGACGATCGCGGTCGTCTGCCGGCGCGATTCCGATCTCGAAGCGGCGTTCGGCATGCTTGACGATGCGGCAACGCGGCGGGACACGGACGTGGAGCGGGCTGTCATGGAAGAAGTGGGAGGGGGCTGCTTTACGCCGCAGGGAGTCTACTGCCAGAACGGATTTCTCATCGCCGAGGTGCTCGCGCTCGACGGCAGCCGGTGGGAACGGATCGAGGATGAGGGAAAAACACCCGACGACGGACGCATCATCGGCAAAAAACTGCGCGCCCTTGCGTATGACCTGATTGAAGAGGCGCGTGCCGAACTGGGGTTGAAGCAATGA
- a CDS encoding delta-aminolevulinic acid dehydratase, with amino-acid sequence MYPERRMRRLRKRSLQPLVRETTLSVHDLIMPLFFDETASEPVPITSMPGQFRYPLGEAGAVARDIRDAGLRAVILFGIPGAKDPEASGAFAADGVIQSAVRAIKSAVPDLVVITDVCACEYTDHGHCGIVGDTLEGPDLLNDPSLDLMARIAVSHAKSGADIVAPSCMLDGMVAAIRRALDDADFSDLPIMSYSSKFASALYGPFREAADSGFSFGDRSTYQMSPSNRREAILESELDRSEGADILMVKPASFYLDIIAAVRELGLPVAAYQVSGEYAMIAAAADRGWLSRRETVLESLTCIKRAGADLIITYFARDVAGWLHEER; translated from the coding sequence ATGTATCCAGAAAGACGAATGAGACGTTTGAGAAAGCGATCCCTGCAACCGCTTGTGCGGGAGACAACCCTGAGCGTACATGATCTGATCATGCCGCTTTTTTTCGATGAAACCGCATCCGAACCGGTCCCGATCACGTCCATGCCCGGCCAGTTCAGGTACCCCCTCGGAGAGGCGGGAGCTGTGGCCCGCGATATCCGGGATGCAGGCCTCCGGGCGGTCATTCTGTTCGGGATTCCGGGCGCCAAGGATCCCGAGGCCTCCGGTGCCTTTGCCGCGGACGGAGTAATTCAGTCTGCCGTCCGCGCGATAAAATCGGCGGTTCCCGATCTCGTGGTGATTACCGATGTCTGCGCCTGCGAATATACCGATCACGGCCATTGCGGCATTGTCGGGGACACTTTGGAGGGACCCGATCTTCTCAATGATCCGTCCCTCGACCTGATGGCACGAATTGCAGTCAGCCACGCGAAAAGCGGGGCTGATATCGTCGCGCCGTCGTGCATGCTCGACGGCATGGTCGCGGCAATTCGCCGTGCACTTGACGATGCGGATTTTTCCGATCTCCCGATCATGTCATACTCGTCGAAGTTCGCGAGCGCACTGTATGGCCCTTTCCGCGAAGCGGCAGACTCCGGGTTTTCATTCGGGGACCGGAGCACATACCAGATGTCCCCGTCCAACCGGCGTGAGGCGATCCTCGAATCGGAACTGGACCGGTCGGAAGGCGCTGACATCCTGATGGTCAAGCCCGCATCATTTTATCTCGATATTATTGCCGCGGTGAGGGAACTCGGGCTCCCTGTCGCGGCATACCAGGTGAGCGGCGAGTACGCGATGATTGCCGCGGCGGCGGACAGGGGCTGGCTTTCCCGGCGGGAGACCGTTCTTGAAAGCCTCACCTGCATAAAACGGGCGGGGGCTGATCTCATTATTACCTATTTTGCACGCGATGTCGCGGGGTGGCTTCATGAAGAGCGCTGA
- a CDS encoding potassium transporter, protein MYELVSPVNSAGILKYLGLIMIGIGAVMAVPLIVALFFSEWFIAGIYAVIATLIIILGTLVSRLLPEYDLQWKDAMVIAAIIFPLSSLLSAIPFSLSTGMPFLDAFFEAASGLTTTGLSVAPPDVGPVFLFARSWLQWIGGIGIVLIVISVLIPPGVSAFRLFMINIGDQKLRPGVVGTATLLGKIYCIITIAAFLLLLLGGMPVFDAVCHALCTVSTGGFSTHSESIAAFPGFLVPFVVTVACVMGSVNFAIFPRLLHNPLELFSSVQLLWFFGIAAAGTLLITVVLSGSVPVTEALSLAAFQAFSALTSAGFATADVNAFPPAAKAVLTVLMWIGGSVGSTAGGMKILRIIIILKVIHLVFIRFFLPKEALTPLRVRDSTVDSNDLQTLIAFVALYMAFTVVSAYIFMLYGFPLEDALFEVSSAIGTVGLSCGITSAALPGMLKGVLILDMLLGRIEIIPVCILLFPRTWVKG, encoded by the coding sequence ATGTATGAACTCGTATCGCCGGTGAACAGTGCCGGCATTCTGAAGTATCTCGGCCTCATCATGATTGGCATCGGGGCGGTCATGGCGGTCCCGCTCATCGTTGCTCTCTTCTTTTCAGAATGGTTTATCGCCGGGATATATGCCGTTATCGCGACCCTTATCATCATTCTGGGCACCCTTGTATCCCGGCTTCTTCCCGAGTACGACCTGCAGTGGAAGGATGCAATGGTCATTGCCGCAATCATCTTTCCGCTGTCGTCACTGCTCTCCGCAATCCCCTTCTCTCTCTCGACAGGCATGCCGTTTCTCGACGCGTTTTTCGAAGCCGCATCCGGCCTGACGACAACCGGACTCTCGGTCGCACCGCCGGATGTCGGTCCGGTCTTCCTCTTTGCCCGGTCATGGCTCCAGTGGATTGGCGGCATCGGCATCGTCCTCATCGTCATATCCGTGCTGATACCGCCCGGTGTCAGCGCTTTCCGGCTCTTTATGATCAATATCGGGGACCAGAAACTTCGGCCGGGTGTCGTCGGCACCGCTACACTTCTCGGGAAGATCTACTGTATCATCACCATCGCCGCATTTTTGCTCCTTCTCCTCGGCGGGATGCCTGTTTTCGATGCAGTCTGCCATGCGCTCTGCACCGTTTCCACGGGAGGGTTTTCCACGCACTCCGAATCGATTGCGGCATTTCCGGGCTTTCTCGTTCCCTTCGTGGTGACGGTTGCCTGCGTCATGGGATCGGTCAATTTCGCCATCTTTCCCCGCCTGCTCCATAATCCCCTCGAGCTGTTCTCGAGCGTCCAGCTCCTCTGGTTCTTCGGTATCGCTGCCGCCGGCACCCTCCTCATTACCGTCGTCCTGTCAGGCTCGGTGCCGGTTACCGAAGCGCTGTCGCTGGCGGCCTTTCAGGCGTTCTCAGCCCTTACATCAGCGGGATTTGCAACTGCCGACGTCAATGCCTTCCCCCCGGCGGCGAAGGCGGTGCTCACAGTGCTGATGTGGATTGGCGGCAGTGTGGGATCGACGGCGGGCGGCATGAAGATCCTCCGGATCATTATCATCCTGAAGGTCATCCACCTCGTTTTCATCAGATTTTTCCTGCCGAAAGAGGCGCTCACCCCTCTGCGCGTCCGGGATTCGACCGTTGATTCCAACGACCTGCAGACGCTGATCGCGTTTGTCGCACTTTACATGGCCTTTACGGTGGTATCGGCATACATATTCATGCTCTATGGCTTTCCGCTGGAAGATGCGCTCTTCGAGGTATCGAGCGCAATCGGAACGGTCGGCCTCTCGTGCGGGATCACGAGCGCCGCTCTGCCCGGCATGCTGAAGGGAGTGCTGATTCTCGATATGCTGCTCGGCCGGATCGAGATCATACCAGTATGTATATTACTCTTCCCGCGGACGTGGGTGAAGGGGTAA
- a CDS encoding NADH-quinone oxidoreductase, whose protein sequence is MSFLPSIPEILKQVLKKPATNAFPAKYLPPSITGFLAMVAEGKATIHPPIATPPAFRGQIIYDRDTCIGCKICTKVCPAHAIEFIPETKRIRIYVTQCICCSQCNDACPVDALHMSDVFLTANEDRYAESLIIE, encoded by the coding sequence ATGAGTTTCCTTCCGTCAATTCCCGAAATCTTAAAGCAGGTCCTGAAAAAACCTGCAACAAACGCATTCCCCGCGAAGTATCTTCCTCCGTCAATCACGGGATTCCTCGCCATGGTCGCGGAAGGCAAAGCAACAATTCACCCGCCGATTGCCACTCCTCCCGCTTTTCGGGGTCAGATTATCTATGACCGGGACACCTGCATCGGCTGTAAGATCTGCACGAAGGTCTGTCCCGCGCACGCCATCGAGTTCATCCCCGAGACGAAGCGCATCAGGATTTATGTCACCCAGTGCATCTGCTGTTCGCAGTGCAATGATGCCTGCCCGGTCGACGCCCTTCACATGAGCGATGTCTTCCTCACCGCGAACGAAGACCGGTACGCCGAGTCACTGATTATAGAATAG
- a CDS encoding hydrogenase maturation protease, with translation MNILMGIGNTLRKDDGVGIYVAHHLHIPDWTAIDCGTAPENFTSIIHRARPDLLVIVDAADMKLEPGAIRIIPKDKIADAGIGTHQLPLNHLITYLRCAAGSILLIGIQPYEIADGEGITPGVADAADRLIGIIEEERIGEIPVW, from the coding sequence ATGAACATCCTGATGGGCATTGGCAATACCCTCAGGAAAGATGACGGGGTCGGCATCTACGTCGCCCACCACCTTCACATTCCTGACTGGACCGCAATCGACTGCGGAACCGCTCCTGAAAACTTTACATCGATCATTCACCGGGCACGGCCCGATTTGCTCGTGATCGTGGATGCCGCCGACATGAAGCTTGAACCCGGTGCGATCCGTATCATCCCGAAGGATAAAATCGCAGACGCAGGGATTGGAACACACCAGCTGCCCCTCAACCACCTGATCACCTACCTCCGGTGCGCCGCGGGTTCTATCCTCCTCATCGGAATTCAGCCGTACGAGATAGCCGACGGTGAAGGCATTACCCCGGGAGTAGCCGACGCCGCCGATCGTCTCATCGGGATCATTGAAGAAGAGCGCATCGGGGAAATCCCGGTATGGTAG
- a CDS encoding siroheme synthase — protein sequence MIPLMLNLHGRRVVIFGGGEVGRRKAAHFLPEADVLVVSRSFHPGFEEMPLARLVCDLDTVTDAVLAEMLSEVFLAVAATPAPALNARIGRLCRAGGVLFNDAGGGVADVTLPAVARGKNYIIAVSTGGSSPAVARWLRRRIEDEYAHLDGMIALQQELRTLLREKVPDQGNRTRILRDMLNDDAIWAMLATHPDEVRNVMIRKYVP from the coding sequence ATGATCCCCCTCATGCTCAACCTCCACGGCAGACGGGTGGTCATCTTCGGGGGCGGCGAAGTCGGCAGGCGGAAGGCGGCTCACTTCCTCCCGGAAGCGGATGTGCTTGTCGTGAGCCGTTCATTCCACCCCGGATTCGAGGAGATGCCTCTTGCACGCCTGGTGTGCGACCTCGATACGGTCACCGACGCCGTCCTTGCGGAGATGCTCTCGGAGGTATTCCTTGCGGTTGCGGCAACGCCGGCACCGGCACTGAATGCCCGGATCGGGCGTCTCTGCCGCGCCGGCGGGGTTCTCTTCAATGATGCCGGCGGGGGTGTTGCCGATGTGACGCTCCCTGCCGTCGCACGGGGAAAGAACTACATAATCGCCGTCAGCACGGGGGGGAGCAGCCCTGCCGTCGCACGCTGGCTTCGTCGCCGCATCGAGGATGAATACGCACATCTCGACGGGATGATCGCACTTCAGCAGGAACTCCGTACCCTGCTTCGGGAAAAAGTGCCCGATCAGGGGAACAGAACCCGGATTCTCCGGGACATGCTGAACGATGACGCCATCTGGGCGATGCTCGCAACCCATCCCGACGAGGTGCGAAACGTGATGATACGGAAGTACGTGCCATGA
- a CDS encoding NADH dehydrogenase codes for MTTLFGVDMLAVVGGTVAITVFGLVTGLIFLGIDRKVTAHMQARIGPPIRQPFRDLQKLLCKDSSVPENAIPWLFNGAPLLALASSIVILLYLPIGSFLPVFGSYGDLILVMYLLTIPALAMVGGGFASGSPYATVGSQREMVTMISYEFPLAIAIIAIAWRLSAAGIADPFSIATIAAHPVWSVAGPLGIIGCLILLVVLAWVTPAELSRIPCDTPEAETELAGGLLVEYSGRNLALFSLASGVKTVAMASLAVALFLPWNVSSFVALSPVVAYGADFAFYLVKLFAVIFFSVSVIRVGMARFRITHVVSVYWGYLAGLGLIGLLFVVLDAALGAGVVA; via the coding sequence ATGACCACGTTGTTTGGCGTCGACATGCTGGCGGTTGTCGGTGGAACGGTGGCCATAACGGTCTTCGGGCTTGTTACGGGACTGATTTTCCTCGGCATCGACCGGAAGGTGACTGCCCATATGCAGGCGCGCATCGGCCCTCCGATCCGGCAGCCGTTCCGCGACCTCCAGAAACTCCTCTGCAAGGATAGCAGTGTGCCGGAAAATGCCATACCGTGGCTCTTCAACGGCGCTCCCCTGCTGGCACTCGCCTCCTCGATCGTGATCCTTCTCTACCTGCCCATCGGCAGTTTCCTGCCGGTCTTCGGCAGCTATGGTGATCTGATCCTCGTAATGTATCTTCTGACGATCCCTGCCCTTGCAATGGTCGGGGGCGGTTTTGCATCCGGATCGCCGTATGCGACGGTCGGATCGCAGCGTGAGATGGTCACGATGATCTCGTACGAGTTCCCGCTCGCAATCGCCATCATTGCGATTGCGTGGCGTTTATCCGCCGCGGGCATTGCCGATCCCTTCTCGATAGCCACGATCGCCGCACATCCCGTCTGGAGTGTTGCGGGCCCGCTCGGCATCATCGGCTGTCTTATCCTGCTGGTCGTGCTCGCCTGGGTGACACCTGCCGAACTCTCACGTATCCCCTGTGATACGCCGGAGGCGGAGACGGAGCTTGCGGGCGGACTGCTTGTCGAATATTCGGGCAGGAATCTTGCGCTCTTCTCGCTCGCATCGGGTGTCAAGACGGTCGCCATGGCCTCGCTCGCCGTGGCGCTGTTCCTGCCGTGGAATGTCTCGTCGTTTGTGGCACTCAGCCCGGTGGTGGCGTATGGTGCGGATTTCGCCTTCTATCTCGTGAAGCTCTTCGCCGTGATTTTCTTCTCGGTGAGTGTTATCCGGGTGGGCATGGCGCGGTTCCGCATCACACACGTCGTATCGGTCTACTGGGGTTATCTTGCCGGGCTGGGCCTCATCGGCCTGCTGTTTGTCGTGCTTGACGCCGCGCTCGGGGCAGGGGTGGTCGCATGA
- a CDS encoding glyoxalase gives MPTIVHFDLPADEPARAKTFYLELFGWNIEGVPGMDDYFLIETAGLDGSRGIGGGLGKRGSPDQQMTNYFGVPSVDDYCSRVQNLGGTVILPKTAVPGWGFLAVCTDTEGNTFGLWEENPSSA, from the coding sequence ATGCCGACGATCGTACATTTCGATCTCCCTGCCGACGAACCGGCACGGGCGAAGACGTTTTATCTGGAATTATTTGGCTGGAACATCGAAGGGGTCCCCGGAATGGACGACTACTTCCTGATCGAAACCGCGGGGCTCGACGGCAGCCGGGGCATCGGCGGAGGCCTCGGGAAACGGGGAAGCCCCGACCAGCAGATGACGAACTATTTCGGTGTGCCGTCGGTCGACGACTACTGTTCCCGGGTGCAAAACCTCGGGGGAACCGTCATCCTGCCGAAGACGGCGGTGCCCGGCTGGGGCTTTCTCGCAGTCTGTACCGATACCGAGGGGAATACGTTCGGGCTCTGGGAGGAGAACCCTTCCTCCGCGTAA
- a CDS encoding glutamate-1-semialdehyde aminotransferase (Converts (S)-4-amino-5-oxopentanoate to 5-aminolevulinate during the porphyrin biosynthesis pathway): MKSADLFTRAQGLMPGGVSSPVRAIKPYPFYTAHASGARLTTVDGDEYIDCCMAYGPLILGHAHPAIRDAIATQLDKGWLYGTPVGLEPEMAARITADHPGMDMVRFVSSGSEATMAAIRLARGYTQKKDIIKVEGGFHGAHDAVLVKAGSGATTLGVPDSAGVLPGLTAHTRQVPFNDTEALEALLSAHDDVAAFILEPVMGNIGPILPDKEYLREVRSICSDHGILLIFDEVITGYRLGIGGAQVMYGVTPDLTTLGKIIGGGLPIGAFGGRRDIMEMVSPSGPVYQAGTFSGNPASLAAGCATLAWLHGHRDLYGLLAENTRAIAESVESRSGSFVRLGSMFKLFFRSTPPRNYREAKESDTAAFAHFWSAMRSKGVFLPPSQFETNFLSAAHTQSDLDTITGAYLACL, translated from the coding sequence ATGAAGAGCGCTGATCTGTTTACACGAGCACAGGGTCTCATGCCCGGCGGCGTGAGCAGCCCTGTCCGGGCAATCAAGCCGTACCCCTTCTACACGGCACACGCCTCCGGGGCGCGGCTGACAACGGTGGACGGCGACGAGTATATCGACTGCTGCATGGCGTACGGCCCCCTGATTCTCGGGCATGCGCACCCGGCGATACGCGATGCAATCGCTACGCAGCTTGACAAGGGATGGCTGTACGGGACGCCTGTCGGGCTGGAGCCGGAGATGGCGGCACGCATCACCGCGGATCATCCGGGCATGGATATGGTCCGGTTTGTATCCAGCGGTTCGGAAGCGACGATGGCGGCGATACGGCTCGCACGGGGATATACCCAGAAGAAGGACATCATCAAGGTGGAGGGGGGGTTTCACGGCGCCCACGATGCGGTGCTCGTGAAAGCCGGGTCGGGGGCGACCACGCTCGGGGTGCCCGACTCCGCGGGAGTGCTCCCGGGCCTCACGGCCCATACCCGCCAGGTCCCCTTCAACGATACGGAGGCCCTCGAAGCGCTGCTGTCCGCACATGATGACGTTGCGGCGTTCATCCTCGAACCGGTCATGGGAAATATCGGGCCGATACTCCCTGACAAGGAGTACCTGCGCGAGGTGCGATCGATCTGTTCGGACCACGGCATCCTCCTGATCTTCGACGAGGTGATCACGGGGTACCGCCTCGGCATCGGCGGGGCGCAGGTGATGTACGGCGTGACCCCCGATCTCACCACGCTCGGCAAGATCATCGGCGGCGGACTTCCCATCGGGGCATTCGGCGGCCGGCGGGATATTATGGAGATGGTCTCCCCGTCAGGGCCCGTATACCAGGCCGGTACGTTCAGCGGCAATCCGGCGAGCCTTGCGGCAGGGTGCGCCACGCTTGCATGGCTGCACGGGCACCGGGATCTCTACGGGCTTCTGGCGGAAAACACGCGGGCGATTGCCGAATCGGTCGAATCACGCAGCGGATCGTTTGTACGGCTCGGATCGATGTTCAAGCTCTTCTTCAGAAGTACGCCGCCGCGGAATTACCGGGAGGCGAAAGAGAGCGATACTGCGGCATTTGCACATTTCTGGAGTGCTATGCGCTCGAAAGGCGTATTCCTCCCGCCGTCGCAGTTCGAGACGAATTTCCTCTCCGCCGCCCATACCCAAAGCGACCTTGACACGATAACGGGAGCATATCTCGCATGCCTGTGA
- a CDS encoding flavodoxin encodes MKILGISGSPRAQGNTDLIVKEIIAGAGTAGGETEIIALRDYAITPCIGCEQCRKDLTCSRFHDGMNLLYPKIENADILVLGSPTYNYNVTSLVKSFIDRLYPYYIFSDDRPRRYSSRLAERTRTAVVFSVCEQTDPSEKGFALEAMARPLEALGYTVGERFPVYGFFDRGSVRRDEAVMKKAYGIGYGLAGSGT; translated from the coding sequence ATGAAGATCCTCGGAATATCCGGCAGTCCCCGGGCACAAGGCAATACCGACCTTATTGTGAAGGAGATTATTGCCGGTGCGGGTACGGCGGGAGGAGAGACGGAGATCATAGCTCTCCGTGATTATGCCATAACCCCCTGCATCGGATGCGAGCAGTGCAGAAAAGATCTGACCTGCTCCCGGTTCCATGACGGTATGAACCTCCTGTACCCGAAGATCGAGAATGCGGATATACTCGTCCTCGGTTCGCCTACCTATAACTACAACGTGACCAGCCTTGTGAAATCCTTTATCGATCGCCTCTACCCGTACTATATCTTTTCCGACGACCGCCCCCGCCGGTATTCAAGCCGGCTGGCGGAAAGAACGCGGACAGCCGTCGTCTTCTCCGTATGCGAGCAGACGGACCCGTCAGAAAAGGGATTTGCCCTCGAAGCCATGGCACGGCCCCTTGAAGCGCTCGGGTACACGGTCGGGGAGAGGTTTCCCGTGTACGGGTTCTTTGACCGCGGTTCGGTGCGGCGGGATGAAGCGGTCATGAAAAAGGCGTACGGGATCGGATACGGCCTTGCAGGTTCAGGAACATAA